The Lentzea guizhouensis genome contains a region encoding:
- a CDS encoding CBM35 domain-containing protein, with translation MLKKLPAALKVAVLAAALVASGVAAVSAAPTTYQAESAALSGGARAETEHAGYTGSGYVGGFTDAHRGAAAVTVTTSGSTAGANRLVLRYANGTGSTRTLTLAVNGGTRQLSLPATAGWASWGTVSQDVTLNAGANTLAVSYGSGDNGNVNVDSLSVEPVTPAAGVVEAETGTLSGGARVESEHAGHTGSGYVGGFVDANRGAAATFTISSTATRASLTLRYANGTGSPRTMTATVNGTAQQVSLPATASWAGWGTATVPVTTAAGANTVVISFGGNDNGNVNLDSVALSPDTTEPTPGGTVELETGFLGGGAVPATTAGATGTGAVSLPGTSARVIRTVNQTAAGTATITLRYTASASGTITPYVNGVKGTPLSLTGGSGWRTTTHTASLRAGLNIIGYQNATGVQLDNIAVTGSTALAARGATVPFTTYEAEAATTTGTRLSPARQYTTEAAEASGRSAVKLTGTGQHVQITLTKPANALTVRASTPDGTTAPLAVYANGSKVGDLPLTSRYSWMYGAYPFAEGPGGARPHRYFDDARLLLPQTYPAGTVIRLAKDTGASAYITVDLLDAEVATATTAPSGYVDARTHGANPGDGADDSTGLRAAVAAAQGTAAKGVWLPAGQYNLNSIVNVSGVDVRGAGIWHTVLNGANRRGGFAITGAGTTIADLTFDGDVTTRDPDDAPNSDSFVEVESGSGATIFNVATNHAKTGLWLKQADGFYAAGLRVRNTMADGLNVNGNNGPTTNVRVEQSTFRNTGDDGMAMWSWNPNSAVSRSVFAFNTISLPILANGAAIYGGTDNRIEDSLVTDTVFNGAGVMVSSWHDAKPFGGTTTVQRTTLTRAGTRNWDWNTHTGAVWLFAEKSDITGAVVLRDLEITDASYHGVLFSWNKAITNLTVDNVQVNGTGGATDAFTDDKGVPVSNAGSHGLHFNLVTGTGRFDRVTVTGVKGSGSLGMVNDENRYSVQRGTGNSGW, from the coding sequence CACCGACGCCCACCGCGGTGCGGCCGCGGTCACCGTCACCACGAGCGGGTCGACGGCGGGCGCGAACCGGCTGGTCCTGCGTTACGCCAACGGAACCGGCAGCACCCGCACCCTCACCCTGGCCGTCAACGGCGGCACCCGGCAGCTCTCCCTCCCGGCCACCGCGGGCTGGGCGTCGTGGGGCACGGTGAGCCAGGACGTCACCCTGAACGCCGGCGCCAACACCCTCGCGGTGTCCTACGGCAGCGGCGACAACGGGAACGTCAACGTCGACAGCCTGTCGGTCGAGCCGGTGACCCCCGCCGCGGGGGTCGTGGAGGCCGAGACCGGCACGCTCTCCGGCGGCGCGCGAGTGGAGTCGGAGCACGCCGGGCACACCGGCAGCGGCTACGTCGGCGGTTTCGTCGATGCCAACCGGGGCGCGGCGGCGACGTTCACGATCTCCAGCACCGCCACCCGCGCGAGCCTGACCCTGCGCTACGCCAACGGCACCGGCTCGCCGCGCACGATGACCGCGACGGTGAACGGCACGGCCCAGCAGGTCTCGCTGCCCGCGACCGCGTCCTGGGCCGGGTGGGGCACCGCGACCGTCCCGGTCACCACCGCCGCGGGTGCCAACACCGTCGTGATCTCCTTCGGCGGCAACGACAACGGCAACGTCAACCTGGACAGCGTCGCCCTCTCCCCGGACACCACCGAGCCCACCCCCGGGGGGACCGTCGAGCTGGAGACCGGCTTTCTCGGCGGCGGCGCCGTCCCGGCCACCACGGCGGGCGCGACCGGTACCGGCGCGGTGTCGCTGCCCGGCACGAGTGCGCGGGTCATCCGGACGGTCAACCAGACCGCCGCCGGCACCGCCACGATCACGTTGCGGTACACCGCATCCGCTTCCGGCACCATCACCCCGTACGTCAACGGCGTCAAGGGCACACCGCTCTCGTTGACCGGCGGCAGCGGCTGGCGGACCACCACCCACACCGCCTCGCTGCGGGCGGGCCTGAACATCATCGGCTACCAGAACGCGACCGGCGTCCAGCTCGACAACATCGCCGTGACCGGCTCGACCGCCCTGGCCGCCCGCGGCGCCACCGTCCCGTTCACCACCTACGAAGCCGAAGCCGCGACCACCACCGGCACCAGGCTCAGCCCGGCCCGCCAGTACACCACCGAGGCCGCCGAGGCTTCCGGGCGCAGCGCCGTCAAGCTCACCGGCACCGGCCAGCACGTGCAGATCACCCTCACCAAGCCCGCCAACGCCCTCACCGTCCGCGCGAGCACCCCCGACGGCACCACCGCGCCGCTGGCGGTCTACGCGAACGGCAGCAAGGTGGGTGACCTGCCGCTGACCTCCAGGTACAGCTGGATGTACGGCGCCTACCCGTTCGCGGAGGGCCCAGGAGGCGCCCGCCCGCACCGTTACTTCGACGACGCCCGCCTCCTGCTCCCGCAGACCTACCCCGCGGGCACCGTGATCCGCCTGGCCAAGGACACCGGCGCGAGCGCGTACATCACCGTCGACCTCCTCGACGCCGAGGTCGCCACCGCGACCACCGCGCCCTCGGGGTACGTCGACGCCCGCACCCACGGCGCCAACCCCGGTGACGGCGCCGACGACAGCACCGGCCTCCGCGCGGCCGTCGCCGCCGCTCAGGGCACCGCGGCCAAGGGCGTGTGGCTCCCCGCGGGCCAGTACAACCTGAACAGCATCGTGAACGTCAGCGGCGTCGACGTCCGCGGCGCCGGCATCTGGCACACGGTCCTCAACGGCGCCAACCGCCGCGGCGGCTTCGCCATCACCGGCGCCGGCACCACCATCGCCGACCTCACCTTCGACGGCGACGTCACCACCCGCGACCCCGACGACGCCCCGAACTCCGACTCGTTCGTCGAGGTCGAGTCCGGTTCGGGGGCGACGATCTTCAACGTGGCCACCAACCACGCCAAGACCGGCCTGTGGCTCAAACAGGCCGACGGCTTCTACGCGGCGGGCCTGCGGGTCCGCAACACCATGGCCGACGGCCTCAACGTCAACGGCAACAACGGCCCCACCACCAATGTCCGCGTCGAGCAGAGCACCTTCCGCAACACCGGCGACGACGGCATGGCGATGTGGTCGTGGAACCCCAACAGCGCCGTCAGCCGCAGCGTGTTCGCGTTCAACACCATCTCCCTGCCGATCCTCGCCAACGGCGCCGCGATCTACGGCGGCACCGACAACCGCATCGAGGACTCGCTGGTCACCGACACGGTGTTCAACGGCGCCGGCGTCATGGTCTCCAGCTGGCACGACGCCAAACCGTTCGGCGGCACCACGACCGTCCAGCGCACCACCCTCACCCGCGCCGGCACCCGCAACTGGGACTGGAACACCCACACCGGCGCCGTCTGGCTGTTCGCCGAGAAGTCCGACATCACCGGCGCCGTGGTGCTGAGGGACCTGGAGATCACCGACGCGAGCTACCACGGCGTGTTGTTCAGCTGGAACAAGGCGATCACCAACCTGACCGTCGACAACGTCCAGGTCAACGGGACCGGCGGCGCGACCGACGCGTTCACCGACGACAAGGGCGTCCCGGTGTCCAACGCCGGCTCCCACGGCCTGCACTTCAACCTGGTGACCGGCACCGGTCGGTTCGACCGGGTGACCGTGACGGGGGTGAAGGGCAGCGGCAGCCTGGGCATGGTGAACGACGAGAACCGGTACTCCGTGCAGCGCGGCACCGGCAACTCCGGCTGGTAG
- a CDS encoding MarR family winged helix-turn-helix transcriptional regulator, with amino-acid sequence MTQDSEEPRWLTASQRLAWLDMVRVLTRLPATLEAQLERDAGLTFFEYHVLSMLSEIPSHTLRLSRLAQLTSSSLSRLSNVVKRLEGRGLLAREPDPHDRRASCAVLTEAGMAAVERAAPGHVAVVRELVVDPLEAEQLSQLHAAHERILSRLDPASSTRPEWLEG; translated from the coding sequence GTGACCCAGGACTCGGAGGAGCCGCGCTGGCTGACCGCCTCGCAACGACTGGCGTGGCTCGACATGGTGCGTGTGCTGACCAGACTGCCCGCGACGCTGGAGGCGCAGCTGGAACGCGACGCCGGGCTGACGTTCTTCGAGTACCACGTGCTGTCGATGCTGTCGGAGATCCCGAGCCACACGCTGCGGCTGAGCCGACTCGCCCAGCTGACCAGCTCGTCGCTGTCGCGGTTGTCGAACGTCGTGAAGCGGCTGGAGGGGCGTGGTCTGCTGGCGCGCGAGCCCGACCCGCACGACCGCCGGGCGAGCTGCGCGGTGCTGACCGAGGCGGGGATGGCGGCCGTCGAGCGGGCGGCCCCCGGACACGTCGCCGTGGTGCGCGAGCTGGTGGTGGATCCGTTGGAAGCGGAGCAGCTGAGCCAGTTGCACGCGGCCCACGAGCGGATTCTGAGCCGGCTCGACCCGGCTTCCTCGACCCGGCCGGAGTGGCTGGAGGGCTGA